A window of Psychroflexus sp. ALD_RP9 contains these coding sequences:
- a CDS encoding YqgE/AlgH family protein — MKDDFPNQGEILISDPSLLGDDIFTRSVILINYIDEVDVVGFILNKPADLKLKDIMPSIKNDYDIYIGGPVEQDSLYFIHTVPELIPNSVEVNQGIYWGGQFKSIEDLLNNNVITPQQIRFYLGYTGWKKSQLKRELIEKSWIINKPLNLDEIFSTDKNREFWKEKMRLIGGEYLIWSNAPDNPNYN; from the coding sequence ATGAAAGACGATTTTCCAAATCAAGGTGAAATTTTAATTTCAGATCCATCATTACTAGGCGATGATATATTTACACGATCAGTCATTCTCATCAACTATATTGATGAAGTTGATGTTGTTGGTTTTATTTTAAATAAACCTGCAGATTTAAAACTTAAAGATATTATGCCGTCTATTAAAAATGACTATGATATTTATATAGGTGGTCCAGTAGAACAAGATAGCTTATATTTTATACATACTGTTCCTGAATTAATCCCTAATAGTGTTGAAGTTAATCAAGGAATTTATTGGGGCGGCCAGTTTAAATCTATTGAAGATTTACTTAATAATAATGTAATTACGCCTCAACAAATAAGATTTTATTTGGGCTATACCGGATGGAAAAAATCACAACTTAAACGGGAACTCATCGAGAAGAGTTGGATTATTAATAAACCATTGAATTTAGATGAAATATTTTCAACAGATAAGAACCGTGAATTTTGGAAAGAAAAAATGCGATTAATTGGTGGTGAGTATTTAATCTGGTCTAATGCTCCTGATAACCCAAATTACAATTAG
- a CDS encoding T9SS type A sorting domain-containing protein, translating into MRAIFYLFFILFFLKVTAQQTYIPDDNFEQGLIDLGYDSPPLDDYVPTNAIESITSLFLENKSIVDMTGIEDFIGLNLIDLTGNFIEELDLSQNINLERIDLYNNNLNSLNIKNGNLYNILSFNAQLNPNLSCIDVDDVSYANSNLQFIDSQTQFSNNCESLSITSASNMVFSFYPNPVKNQLHIKMLRPLNFSIQIYNTSGQILFSDTSNSTNLTINTSHLVSGIYLIKVNNSVKKLVKV; encoded by the coding sequence ATGAGAGCTATATTTTATTTATTTTTTATTCTGTTTTTTCTGAAAGTTACCGCTCAACAAACCTATATCCCAGATGATAATTTTGAACAAGGTTTAATAGATTTAGGTTATGATAGTCCGCCGCTTGATGATTATGTACCAACGAATGCTATCGAGTCTATTACATCTCTTTTTCTTGAAAATAAGTCCATTGTTGATATGACTGGCATTGAAGACTTTATTGGACTAAATTTGATTGATTTAACAGGTAACTTTATAGAAGAATTAGATTTGAGTCAAAATATAAATTTAGAGCGTATAGACCTTTACAATAATAATCTAAATTCATTGAACATCAAGAATGGAAATCTTTACAATATACTCTCTTTTAATGCACAATTAAATCCTAATTTAAGCTGCATAGATGTAGATGATGTTTCTTACGCAAATTCTAATTTGCAGTTTATAGATTCTCAAACTCAATTTAGTAATAACTGTGAAAGTTTAAGCATAACTTCAGCTTCAAACATGGTATTTTCATTCTATCCTAACCCCGTTAAAAATCAACTTCACATCAAAATGTTAAGACCTCTGAATTTTAGTATACAAATCTACAATACATCTGGTCAAATTCTTTTTAGTGATACCTCTAACTCAACTAATTTAACAATTAATACTTCGCATCTAGTTTCAGGTATTTATTTGATTAAAGTTAATAATTCTGTTAAAAAACTAGTAAAGGTTTAA
- a CDS encoding DUF4290 domain-containing protein: MTDNLEYNSERTLLRIPEYGRHIQKMVEHAITISDQQKRNETAKAIIDVMGNMQPHLRDVPDFQHKLWDQLFIISNFKLDVDSPFPKPTPELLYEKPEPLEYPQNFPKYRFYGNNIKRMIDEAIKLDDGDLKEGLVLTIANHMKKCYLNWNRDSVEDKVILDHLFELSNGKLSIKADEDHLSDAADLVKFTSYSKRQKSNKKNYRNNNRNNRKRK, from the coding sequence TTGACAGATAATTTAGAATACAATTCAGAACGTACATTACTCCGTATTCCTGAATATGGTAGACATATTCAAAAAATGGTTGAACACGCCATTACAATAAGCGATCAACAAAAACGAAACGAAACTGCTAAGGCAATTATAGACGTTATGGGCAACATGCAGCCTCACTTGCGTGATGTCCCTGATTTTCAGCATAAACTCTGGGATCAACTTTTTATTATTAGCAACTTTAAGCTTGATGTCGATTCGCCTTTTCCTAAACCAACACCAGAGCTGCTTTATGAAAAGCCTGAACCACTTGAATATCCACAAAATTTCCCTAAATACAGATTTTACGGAAACAACATTAAACGTATGATAGATGAGGCGATCAAGCTTGATGATGGAGATTTAAAAGAAGGTTTAGTTTTAACCATTGCTAACCACATGAAAAAGTGTTATCTAAACTGGAATAGAGATAGCGTTGAAGACAAAGTAATATTAGACCATTTATTCGAGTTAAGTAACGGAAAGCTAAGTATTAAAGCTGATGAAGATCATTTAAGTGATGCAGCTGATTTGGTTAAATTTACATCTTACTCTAAACGCCAAAAATCTAACAAAAAGAATTACCGAAACAATAACCGAAATAACCGTAAACGCAAGTAA
- a CDS encoding PLP-dependent transferase encodes MTFQQLKTFIEDVLAKYPNDWLNLTTHRLDIYNEALAKTEFLECFEHLYNSSSITKNQLAQLPTAYDYIRLGHPLSSILEWALAKIYNLPYENVIAFSSKTMSLLAILRENSISGKTTQVIYQGDLLSHLNPEVLKNIYNYNVKFSSVDDQEAILNFEGTTVYISQNDNLKEIELQPNIDFYISTLDNLGSLVFVNQKNSDFIPAIQHVRRRESIAMTPQNSHKALQILIGQTPEFINDNQKQKDLIKVRSLINSITHTNSKPLLGSCGLSVQYAIMMGLIHEARERYPEKPIKIIVPPNCYGGTNDQARRVAASQKGVDILDLPVDGSHDMVQSTNEVLKKVAKLDAIPLIIAEIPTNPRVEVPNLNNLKEVLSKNRFTPSGNKAIEPIFILDQTFCPDYNFLGEEQLLADVKTISYVSGSKFPSGGKCTAGYLVCNSKASYLTNYIETNLKLCDNTATALQLHYLAEQLPSMKNRIKKAYKNTRQFVDFINEVLPEANINFVSKKVSNQGFTPSVFSLDLPTKGETPEERETYKRKLNLKLINMMITEIPSESKYCVSYGQLKGCYWTIPATSTQGTTKEEDKDYIARVSVSPELNLDKHQSVFKAFVEKEIKT; translated from the coding sequence ATGACCTTTCAACAGCTTAAAACTTTTATTGAAGACGTATTAGCAAAATATCCTAATGATTGGCTAAACCTAACCACTCATAGACTTGATATTTATAATGAAGCATTAGCTAAAACTGAATTTTTAGAGTGTTTTGAGCATTTATATAATTCAAGCTCAATTACTAAAAATCAATTAGCTCAACTGCCAACGGCATACGATTATATTCGGTTAGGACATCCATTGTCGAGTATTTTAGAATGGGCATTAGCAAAAATTTACAACTTACCTTATGAAAATGTAATTGCATTCTCATCAAAAACCATGAGCCTCTTAGCTATTTTAAGAGAAAATTCTATCTCAGGTAAAACAACTCAAGTTATTTATCAAGGTGATCTTTTAAGTCATCTTAATCCTGAGGTATTAAAAAATATTTATAACTACAACGTAAAGTTTTCATCTGTAGATGACCAAGAAGCTATTTTGAATTTTGAAGGGACAACTGTTTATATATCTCAAAATGACAATTTAAAAGAAATAGAATTACAACCTAATATTGATTTTTATATTTCTACATTAGATAATTTAGGCAGCCTTGTTTTTGTAAATCAAAAAAATAGTGATTTTATACCAGCTATACAACATGTACGTCGTCGCGAAAGTATTGCAATGACACCTCAAAATAGTCATAAAGCATTACAAATCTTGATAGGACAAACACCAGAATTTATCAATGACAATCAAAAACAAAAAGATCTCATTAAAGTAAGAAGCTTAATCAATTCAATTACGCATACTAACTCTAAACCACTTTTAGGGTCTTGTGGATTATCAGTTCAATATGCAATTATGATGGGCTTAATTCACGAAGCTCGAGAACGATACCCAGAAAAGCCTATCAAAATAATCGTACCTCCTAATTGTTATGGCGGCACTAACGATCAAGCTAGACGTGTTGCTGCAAGTCAAAAAGGTGTAGATATTTTAGATTTACCTGTTGATGGTAGTCATGATATGGTTCAAAGCACGAATGAAGTACTTAAGAAGGTTGCAAAGCTAGATGCTATACCTTTAATTATTGCTGAAATACCCACAAACCCTCGTGTAGAAGTACCAAATTTAAACAATTTAAAAGAAGTACTATCTAAAAATAGATTTACGCCTTCAGGAAACAAAGCAATAGAACCTATCTTTATTTTAGATCAGACTTTTTGTCCTGATTATAATTTTCTAGGCGAAGAGCAACTTTTAGCAGATGTAAAAACAATTTCTTATGTAAGTGGTTCAAAATTCCCTAGTGGTGGAAAGTGTACAGCAGGCTACTTAGTTTGTAACTCTAAAGCTAGTTATCTTACAAATTATATTGAAACTAACTTAAAATTATGCGATAATACTGCTACTGCTTTACAATTACATTATTTAGCAGAACAACTGCCATCTATGAAGAATCGCATTAAGAAAGCCTACAAAAACACAAGACAATTTGTAGACTTTATCAATGAAGTTCTCCCCGAAGCAAATATAAATTTCGTATCTAAAAAGGTATCAAATCAAGGTTTTACGCCTTCTGTATTTTCATTAGACTTACCTACCAAAGGAGAAACCCCAGAAGAGCGCGAAACTTACAAACGCAAGTTAAACTTAAAACTTATTAATATGATGATAACTGAAATACCTTCAGAAAGTAAGTATTGTGTAAGTTATGGACAATTAAAAGGCTGTTACTGGACTATTCCAGCTACATCAACACAAGGTACGACTAAAGAAGAAGATAAAGATTATATTGCTAGGGTTTCAGTTTCTCCAGAACTTAATTTAGACAAACATCAATCGGTTTTCAAGGCGTTTGTCGAAAAAGAAATTAAGACCTGA
- a CDS encoding ATP-dependent DNA helicase RecQ, with product MTPEEALKKYWGYEAFLPKQDSVIANVLKQKDTLAILPTGAGKSICYQIPAVISKGICLVVSPLLALMQDQVVNLNNRGIKATYIKSKMLLNEVHRELDNCQFGNYKLLYISPERLKRQEIFEHVINLPISFVAVDEAHCISQWGHDFRPAYREISRLREFLPNLKFLALTATATSTVANDIIENLKLNSPYVLKDSFKKEQISILKKESSDKLYSILNILKEEKGSGIIYVRRRQSAHDISRFLNHHDITSAAFHAGVDQSKKNTTLQDWLANKIQVVVATTAFGMGIDKPDVRFVIHYHLPESLENYYQEIGRAARDRKPAKAILLYNQNDIIHLKNVHLKSIITPDDVKLVYKKLLQYFRIAFGEGEFFEVDLNFTKFCEKYKLNTHNAYQSLQLLDKIDVIRLSKSFKRTTKIQFKSNSKTLLNFIEKHKKYYQLVSTILRTYGGIFDHKLRINTELIAHKVKLTEFEVVKQLKELSAQDLVEVESFKHDLSLVFLVPREDEASINPFKKIIIQNGEHKKDQIKAVIEFASENNECLQNKILYYFGEVSSRPCGNCSNCNKKLKSEVSIKEEILNLLKQYKELNSQEIISLLKLNENVVLDTLKALYINHKIKLTPKKKYTINA from the coding sequence ATGACACCTGAAGAAGCATTAAAAAAATATTGGGGTTATGAAGCTTTTTTACCTAAGCAAGACAGCGTTATTGCTAATGTTTTAAAGCAGAAAGACACATTAGCTATTTTACCAACAGGTGCAGGAAAATCAATTTGCTACCAAATACCGGCTGTAATTTCTAAGGGAATTTGCTTAGTTGTATCGCCTTTACTTGCTTTAATGCAAGATCAGGTTGTTAACCTAAACAATCGAGGTATTAAGGCCACTTACATCAAGTCGAAAATGCTTTTAAATGAAGTTCATAGAGAACTTGATAACTGTCAATTTGGCAATTATAAATTACTATATATATCGCCTGAACGCTTAAAAAGACAAGAGATTTTTGAACATGTTATAAATTTACCCATTTCATTTGTAGCCGTCGATGAGGCACATTGTATTTCCCAATGGGGTCATGACTTTAGGCCTGCCTATCGGGAAATTTCACGCTTACGTGAGTTTTTACCTAACTTGAAGTTTTTAGCCTTAACAGCCACGGCAACTTCAACTGTTGCAAATGATATTATTGAAAATTTAAAATTAAATTCGCCTTATGTTTTAAAAGACAGCTTTAAAAAAGAGCAAATTTCAATTTTAAAAAAAGAATCGTCAGACAAGTTATATTCTATTTTAAATATATTAAAAGAAGAAAAAGGATCTGGAATAATTTATGTAAGAAGACGTCAATCAGCGCATGATATTAGTCGTTTTTTAAATCATCATGACATCACTTCAGCAGCTTTTCATGCTGGAGTAGATCAATCAAAAAAAAACACAACTTTACAGGATTGGTTGGCAAACAAAATTCAAGTAGTTGTGGCAACAACTGCATTTGGTATGGGTATCGACAAGCCTGATGTTCGATTTGTGATTCATTATCATTTACCTGAGAGTTTAGAAAACTATTATCAAGAAATTGGTCGTGCTGCACGTGATCGTAAACCTGCAAAGGCAATTTTATTGTATAATCAAAATGACATTATTCATTTAAAAAATGTACATCTAAAATCGATTATTACGCCTGATGATGTTAAGCTAGTGTACAAAAAATTGTTACAGTACTTTAGGATTGCTTTTGGTGAAGGAGAGTTTTTTGAAGTTGATTTAAACTTTACGAAGTTTTGTGAAAAATATAAACTTAACACTCATAATGCCTACCAATCACTTCAGTTATTAGACAAAATTGATGTGATTAGACTATCTAAAAGCTTTAAACGCACCACTAAAATTCAGTTTAAAAGCAACAGCAAAACTCTTTTAAACTTCATTGAAAAGCATAAAAAATACTATCAATTAGTTAGTACCATACTAAGAACCTACGGTGGAATTTTTGACCACAAACTCAGAATAAACACAGAATTAATTGCGCACAAAGTTAAATTAACAGAATTTGAAGTTGTGAAGCAATTAAAAGAACTTTCAGCCCAAGATTTAGTTGAGGTTGAAAGCTTTAAACATGACTTAAGTTTGGTTTTCTTAGTTCCACGTGAAGATGAAGCAAGCATTAATCCATTTAAAAAAATAATCATTCAAAATGGTGAGCATAAAAAGGATCAAATAAAAGCTGTCATAGAATTTGCTTCAGAAAACAACGAGTGTTTACAAAATAAAATTCTTTATTACTTTGGGGAAGTTAGTTCACGACCTTGTGGCAACTGTAGCAACTGCAATAAAAAACTTAAAAGTGAAGTAAGTATAAAAGAAGAAATTTTAAATTTACTGAAGCAGTATAAGGAACTAAATTCACAAGAAATTATAAGCTTACTCAAACTTAATGAAAATGTAGTTTTAGACACACTTAAAGCACTTTACATTAACCATAAAATTAAATTAACACCTAAGAAAAAATATACAATCAATGCGTAA
- a CDS encoding DUF493 family protein produces the protein MQSNSDEFYKKLKKQLKKSTNWPSLYLFKFILPTQNEAELEQLALIFDNTDAVITTKQSSKGKYTSVSIHVKMKSPDHVISRYKEVGDKVKGVISL, from the coding sequence ATGCAATCAAACTCAGACGAGTTTTATAAAAAACTTAAAAAGCAATTAAAAAAATCAACCAATTGGCCATCTTTATACCTTTTTAAATTTATTTTGCCTACCCAAAACGAAGCTGAACTTGAACAACTAGCTTTAATTTTTGATAATACAGACGCTGTAATAACCACTAAACAATCTTCAAAAGGCAAATATACTAGTGTTTCTATACATGTGAAAATGAAATCACCAGATCATGTTATTTCTAGATATAAAGAAGTAGGAGATAAAGTTAAAGGCGTTATTTCATTATAA
- a CDS encoding START-like domain-containing protein → MSEKIKYELEFPIQVSPNLLYQYISTPSGLSEWYADNVNSRGEIFTFIWEGSEEQARLLTKKSDDKIKLRWLADEDEDESYYFELRIQVDEITKDVSLMITDFAEEDELDESKMLWENMVAELKHVLGSA, encoded by the coding sequence ATGAGTGAAAAAATAAAATATGAGTTAGAATTCCCGATACAAGTTTCTCCAAATTTATTGTATCAATATATTTCAACACCTTCAGGTTTAAGTGAATGGTATGCTGATAATGTGAATTCTAGAGGTGAGATTTTTACCTTTATTTGGGAAGGTAGTGAAGAACAAGCGCGACTTCTTACCAAAAAATCAGATGATAAGATTAAATTACGCTGGTTAGCAGATGAAGACGAAGATGAAAGTTATTATTTTGAATTAAGAATTCAAGTCGATGAAATTACAAAAGATGTTTCTTTAATGATTACAGATTTTGCTGAAGAGGATGAACTTGATGAAAGCAAAATGCTTTGGGAAAATATGGTAGCTGAATTAAAACATGTTTTAGGGTCTGCATAA
- the fmt gene encoding methionyl-tRNA formyltransferase — translation MRKLRILFMGTPDFAVKTLKSIHESFEVCGVVTAPDKPAGRGRKLNKSAVKVYAESIDLEILQPTNLKSEKFQNELKRLNPNLIVVVAFRMLPKSVWNFPKYGTFNIHASLLPEYRGAAPINWAIINGENKTGVTSFFIDDKIDTGEIIKQKEILISPDETAGSLHDKLMHLGAALAVETCKAIQEEQVVTTKQPKLSPKEAPKLTKENTQINWNNSSKSIINLVKGLNPYPMSWTTFNEDGSKKSVKIIELSNSDETIKANPGEVILSKKQILIKTKDDWVEIKKLKYPGKKALNIQDFLNGYSRPDQLKLSL, via the coding sequence ATGCGTAAATTACGAATATTATTTATGGGAACTCCCGATTTTGCTGTCAAGACCTTAAAATCAATTCATGAGAGTTTTGAGGTTTGTGGTGTTGTTACTGCACCAGATAAGCCGGCTGGTCGCGGTCGAAAACTCAATAAGTCTGCAGTAAAGGTTTATGCAGAATCTATCGATTTAGAAATTTTACAACCAACTAACCTTAAGTCTGAAAAATTTCAAAATGAATTAAAACGTTTAAATCCGAATTTAATAGTAGTTGTTGCTTTTAGAATGCTTCCTAAATCGGTTTGGAATTTTCCTAAATACGGAACATTTAATATTCATGCCTCATTATTGCCAGAATACAGAGGCGCAGCACCTATAAACTGGGCTATTATTAATGGTGAAAACAAAACAGGCGTCACGAGTTTTTTTATAGATGATAAAATTGATACTGGTGAAATTATCAAACAAAAAGAAATTTTAATTTCACCTGATGAAACTGCAGGAAGTCTACACGATAAATTAATGCACTTAGGAGCTGCGCTTGCAGTTGAAACTTGTAAGGCCATTCAAGAAGAGCAAGTTGTAACGACTAAACAGCCAAAACTAAGCCCTAAAGAAGCGCCAAAACTCACAAAAGAAAACACACAAATTAATTGGAATAATTCTAGCAAAAGTATTATTAATCTAGTAAAAGGTTTGAATCCTTATCCTATGTCTTGGACAACGTTCAATGAAGATGGTTCTAAAAAATCAGTAAAGATTATAGAACTTTCAAACTCAGATGAAACAATTAAGGCAAATCCTGGAGAGGTTATACTTAGCAAAAAACAGATTCTTATAAAAACTAAAGATGATTGGGTTGAAATTAAAAAGCTAAAATATCCGGGTAAAAAAGCGCTAAATATTCAAGATTTTTTGAATGGGTATAGCAGACCAGATCAACTAAAATTAAGCCTTTAA
- a CDS encoding HU family DNA-binding protein, with translation MQNFLVMNKTNLIDAMAEDAGISKADAKKALESFLGNVEGALKKGDRVSLVGFGSWSVSKRAAREGRNPQTGKTIKIAAKNVVKFKAGSDLQKSVN, from the coding sequence ATTCAAAATTTTTTAGTTATGAACAAAACAAACTTAATTGATGCAATGGCTGAAGACGCTGGCATCTCAAAAGCTGATGCAAAAAAAGCTTTAGAATCATTTTTAGGAAATGTAGAAGGTGCTTTAAAAAAAGGTGACCGTGTTTCTTTAGTAGGATTCGGTTCTTGGTCTGTATCAAAAAGAGCTGCTCGTGAAGGTAGAAATCCACAAACAGGAAAAACTATCAAAATAGCTGCTAAAAATGTTGTGAAATTTAAGGCTGGTTCAGATTTACAAAAATCTGTTAACTAA
- the hisS gene encoding histidine--tRNA ligase, which yields MAQKPSIPKGTRDFSSVEVAKREYIINTIKTNFKRFGFQPIETPSFEKSSTLLGKYGEEGDRLIFKILNSGDYLKKANDEDLSNKDSAKVSSSIAQKALKYDLTVPFARYVVQHQHGLVFPFKRYQIQPVWRADRPQKGRFREFVQCDADVIGSDSLWQEVDFIQLYDQVFKGLKLDGVTIKMNNRKILSGFAEVIGEQDKLIDFTVALDKLDKIGEQGVKDEMLEKGISTEALQKIQPIFSLSGDFNEKIKQLKSILSSSEIGLKGIEELEFLNNALSDYQFKSSTLDLDVTLARGLNYYTGAIFEVAAPNQVKLGSIGGGGRYDDLTGIFGLKNMSGVGISFGLDRIYLVLEELNLFPETLKTSTDLLCLNFGFEESKYMMRAINRLRLAGVNVELYPDQAKFKKQMQYAEKRHINHVLIAGESEMAEDKFSLKNLATGDQNNLTLDELLNIFKP from the coding sequence ATGGCCCAAAAACCTTCAATTCCAAAAGGCACGCGTGATTTTTCTTCAGTTGAAGTGGCTAAGCGTGAATACATTATAAATACCATCAAAACTAATTTCAAACGTTTTGGTTTTCAACCTATAGAAACCCCAAGTTTTGAAAAGTCTTCAACTTTATTAGGTAAGTATGGAGAAGAAGGTGACCGGCTCATTTTTAAGATTTTAAATTCTGGAGATTATCTTAAAAAAGCTAATGATGAAGATTTGTCTAATAAGGATTCAGCTAAAGTTTCCTCTTCAATAGCTCAAAAAGCCTTAAAATACGATTTAACTGTTCCTTTTGCGCGTTACGTTGTTCAACACCAACACGGATTGGTTTTTCCTTTTAAACGATATCAAATTCAGCCTGTTTGGAGAGCAGATAGACCGCAGAAAGGACGCTTTAGAGAATTTGTGCAGTGCGATGCAGACGTTATCGGTAGTGATAGTTTATGGCAAGAAGTTGACTTTATTCAACTTTACGATCAAGTTTTTAAGGGTTTAAAACTTGATGGTGTTACGATCAAAATGAATAACCGAAAAATATTATCAGGTTTTGCTGAAGTGATTGGGGAACAAGATAAATTAATCGATTTTACCGTTGCGCTTGATAAGTTAGACAAAATTGGTGAGCAAGGTGTAAAAGATGAAATGCTAGAAAAAGGAATTTCAACTGAAGCACTTCAGAAAATACAACCTATATTTAGTTTATCAGGTGATTTCAATGAAAAAATAAAACAACTCAAATCAATCTTATCATCTTCTGAAATTGGTTTGAAAGGTATTGAGGAGCTCGAATTTTTAAATAATGCCTTGAGCGATTATCAATTTAAATCTTCTACACTAGATTTAGATGTTACATTAGCTCGCGGACTTAATTATTACACTGGTGCAATTTTTGAAGTTGCAGCACCAAACCAAGTAAAGCTGGGCTCCATAGGCGGCGGTGGTCGTTATGATGACTTAACAGGTATTTTTGGGTTAAAAAACATGAGCGGTGTTGGGATTTCATTCGGTTTAGACCGTATTTATTTAGTACTCGAGGAGCTTAACTTATTTCCAGAAACACTTAAAACAAGTACAGATTTACTTTGTCTAAATTTTGGATTTGAAGAGTCTAAGTACATGATGCGAGCAATAAATAGATTAAGACTGGCCGGAGTGAATGTTGAGTTATATCCAGATCAAGCTAAGTTTAAAAAACAGATGCAATATGCAGAGAAGCGGCATATAAACCATGTGCTCATAGCAGGAGAATCAGAAATGGCTGAAGATAAATTCTCGCTTAAAAATTTAGCGACAGGAGATCAAAATAATTTAACCTTAGATGAATTACTTAACATCTTTAAACCTTGA
- a CDS encoding aminotransferase class IV, producing MINFNGSLIDNPPITAKNRGLNYGDALFETIRVINNSIMFWEAHYFRLMSSMRMLRMEIPMSFSPEKLENQIKDTIKANDLTEKPVKVKLLVARKDGGLYLPKSREVDVVITVEAIENSFFVNNKDHYVVDLFKDHFILAGMLSTLKTTNKITQVLASIFAEENSFDNCILLNEKKSVVEFTNGNLFLVKGKKIKTPPLSDGCLKGIIRGELIKMLKKLDDYTLEETSISPFELQKADELFLTNSIIGIKSVHQYRKKTYNTKLANQLIGKLNAQARLVE from the coding sequence ATGATAAATTTTAATGGTAGCCTGATTGATAATCCTCCGATTACAGCAAAAAATAGAGGTCTCAATTATGGCGATGCTTTGTTTGAAACTATTCGAGTAATCAATAATTCAATCATGTTTTGGGAAGCACATTACTTTAGGCTAATGTCTTCTATGAGAATGCTTCGCATGGAAATTCCAATGAGTTTCTCACCTGAGAAATTAGAAAATCAAATAAAAGATACGATTAAAGCTAATGATTTAACAGAAAAGCCTGTTAAAGTAAAGTTGCTGGTTGCTAGAAAAGATGGTGGTCTTTACTTGCCTAAATCGCGTGAAGTTGATGTTGTAATTACAGTTGAAGCTATAGAAAATTCATTTTTCGTGAATAATAAAGATCATTATGTTGTTGATTTATTTAAAGATCATTTTATTCTAGCAGGAATGTTATCTACCTTGAAAACAACTAATAAAATTACTCAAGTTCTAGCATCAATATTTGCTGAAGAAAATAGCTTTGATAATTGCATTCTTTTAAATGAAAAAAAATCTGTTGTTGAATTTACAAATGGAAACCTATTCTTGGTAAAAGGGAAAAAGATAAAAACGCCACCATTGAGTGATGGTTGCTTAAAAGGTATTATTCGTGGAGAATTGATAAAGATGCTTAAAAAACTAGACGATTATACTTTAGAAGAAACTTCAATTTCTCCTTTCGAACTTCAAAAAGCAGATGAGTTGTTTTTAACTAATTCAATTATTGGTATAAAAAGTGTTCATCAATACCGGAAAAAAACTTACAACACAAAATTAGCGAATCAACTTATAGGAAAATTAAATGCACAAGCCAGATTAGTAGAGTAG
- a CDS encoding AAA family ATPase — MQPQKIVLIGGPSTGKSTLIEALTHLKYQCLPEISREVTRKAKEEGFDQLFLSDPLKFSKLLLEGRISQFKAAKALSTKYVFIDRGIPDITAYMDHFKQDYPKNFTKANKKYIYDKVFILPIWKSIYTKDDERFEAFELAKELQDALITTYTNLGYNLIEVPKDNVEKRVEFVLSHL, encoded by the coding sequence ATGCAACCACAAAAAATTGTACTAATTGGCGGGCCAAGTACTGGAAAATCGACTTTAATTGAAGCACTAACCCATTTAAAGTATCAATGCTTACCAGAAATTTCAAGAGAGGTAACTCGAAAAGCTAAAGAAGAAGGCTTTGACCAACTGTTTCTTAGCGATCCATTAAAATTTAGCAAATTATTACTTGAAGGCAGAATTAGTCAGTTTAAAGCAGCTAAAGCACTTTCAACAAAATATGTATTTATTGATCGAGGTATTCCTGATATTACAGCATATATGGATCATTTTAAACAAGATTATCCCAAAAATTTCACTAAAGCAAACAAGAAATATATTTACGATAAAGTTTTTATTCTACCAATTTGGAAATCGATTTACACAAAAGACGATGAACGATTTGAAGCGTTTGAATTGGCTAAAGAACTTCAAGATGCTTTGATAACAACCTATACAAATTTAGGCTATAATTTAATTGAAGTACCAAAAGATAATGTAGAAAAGCGTGTAGAATTTGTACTTTCACATCTTTAA